Genomic window (Vulpes lagopus strain Blue_001 unplaced genomic scaffold, ASM1834538v1 ctg388, whole genome shotgun sequence):
gattgagctaagagacacttgcctctcccaaagcttgaatcccgtatccaacgaaatcccttggctgcaaagggtacaggcggtcagcatgtgggaggttgaagccataagctcaacccaaaggagtgtgcatgccttggaggcagctgtgtgctaggcgcgaaattgacaagccagtcacttggttctctctcggctcctgtcccgcgtagaacgaaatgctgtgcaggcgaaccgtacaggcatcaggatgtgggagcgaaaggccataagctcaactctcagaagtgtgtacgctttgcaggcagatgcctgccagacactaattgatggaagctaggaccgagctacactctcattgaacaaggacgtttgcaattgtctgtattgagatcagatacacttgaggagaatcctgtcacttccacatgcttttcacactacgtgttccggcgcctaacatagggatgctgagacctatctgtaggggcagttaggatgggggagggtcctgccctgacctcagctcgcacaaggaagcatgcctagaagccagctttcaactagctgcgttcctagggcactgagaacgcagcagtactctcagacaggaggtacccagaataccactccactgcagctggagacaccatccaagtccgcttattccacttgcgtctcacaagcctctgacaaactgctgaggtgcagatgttcgaaactcattctgcaggcagtgtgcaactgtgagggactgagggtgagctcaacactccgaagtaagttgctttcagacaaggcgttcagctagcttctctcgtatggcacttaggatgccgCGCCtgcctcacacaggaaatagtaggaaatcggtgggttgagcttggatgcactagtcttgtgggccgggactttccacttacctctcacaacacttcaggcacgcatcggggctaggcctgttaggagcggtgtgtacctgcaggcaggatgtgggagggacagtccataagctcaactctcggaagggtgtatgctttgcaggcagatgtctgctagacgctttgtgggagctaggaccgagctacactctcattgaacaaggacgtttgcaatgtctgtattgagatcagatacacttgaggagaatcctgtcacttccacatgcttttcacacaacctcttccggcgcctaacataaggatgctgggaactatgtctacaggcagtcaggatgcaggagggtcctgccctgacctcagctcgcacaaggaagcatgcctagaagccagctttcacctAGCTGCgcttttagggcactgagaacgtagcagtactcgaagccaggaggtactcagaataccactccactgcagctggagacaccatccaggtctgcttattccacttgtgtctcacaagcctctgacaaacggctctggtgcagatgttggaaactcattctgtgggcagtgtgcaactgtgagggactgaggttgagctcaactctccgaagtaagttccttttggacaaggtgttcagctagcttctctcgtatggcacttaggatgtagcacctggctcacacaggaaatactaggaaatcgctagattgagctaggaggcactagtcttgttggcccggactttccatttacctctcacaacacttcagtcacgcatctgggctaggcctgttaggagcgcggtgtacctgcaggcaggatgtgggagggacaggccataagctcaactctcaggagcgtgtatgcctaggaggcagatgtctgctccccactcatacaggggagttagaacctagctacactctaattgaacaaggacgttggcaatcgctgtattcaactcagattgcgtgaggacaggccggaCGCTTCctcacgcatttctcaacacctctctctgcacctgacatgaggatgttggcagctccactcacaagggcacccgaggagggagggtccttctttgagctcaactctccaaaggtagcatgccccgaatgcagctttccactagctgcgttctactggccgtgagaacgcagcagcactggaagtcaggacgttgcgtttataccgctctactgcaccgagtgacagcaccattgaggcctgcagcttgccccttgcgtcccatgagcttctgacaaacatgtctggtgaggatgttcgtaactccatgtgcaggcagtgtggaactgggaaggaccgcaagtcagctcatctcacagaagaaagttcttctgagagagagctagcaactaggtcctcagggttggaagttagtatgtaccacccatctgagggaggaggtcgtcagaagtcactggattgagctaagagacacttgcctctcacaaagcttgaatcccgtgtccaacgaaatcccttggctgcaaagggtacaggcggtcagcatgtgggaggtggaagccataagctcaacccaaaggagtgtgcatgccttggaggcagctgtgtgctaggcgcgaaattgacaagccagtcacttggttctctctcggctccggtcccgcgtagaacgaaatgctgtgcaggcgaaccgtacaggcatcaggatgtgggagcgaaaggccataagctcaactctcagaagtgtgtacgctttgcaggcagatgcctgccagacactaattgatggaagctaggaccgagctacactctcattgaacaaggacgtttgcaattgtctgtattgagatcagatacacttgaggagaatcctgtcacttccacatgcttttcacacgacgtgttccggcgcctaacatagggatgctgagacctatctgtaggggcagttaggatgggggagggtcctgccctgacctcagctcgcacaaggaagcatgcctagaagccagctttcaactagctgcgttcctagggcactgagaacgcagcagtactctcagacaggaggtacccagaataccactccactgcagctggagacaccatgcaagtccgcttattccacttgcgtctcacaagcctctgacaaactgctgaggtgcagatgttcgaaactcattctgcaggaaGTGtacaactgtgagggactgagggtgagatcaactctccgaagcaagttccttttggacaaggcgttcagctagcttctctcgtatggcacttaggatgtagcacctggctcacacaggaaatactaggaaatcgctagattgagcttggatgcactagtcttgtgtgccgggactttccacttacctctcacaacacttcagtcacgcatcggggctaggcctgttaggagcgcggtgtacctgcaggcaggatgtgggagggacagtccataagctcaactctcggaagggtgtatgctttgcaggcagatgtctgctagacgctttgtgggagctaggaccgagctacactctcattgaacaaggacgtttgcaatgtctgtattgagatcagatacacttgaggagaatcctgtcacttccacatgcttttcacacaacctcttccggcgcctaacataaggatgctgggaactatgtctacaggcagtcaggatgcaggagggtcctgccctgtcctcagctcgcacaaggaagcatgcctagaagccagctttcaactagctgcgtgtttagggcactgagaacgtagcagtactctaagccaggaggtactcagaataccactccactgcagctggagaccccaTCCAGGTCTCCTTATTCCAcatgtgtctcacaagcctctgacaaacggctctggtccagatgttggaaactccttctgtgggcagtgtgcaactgtgagggactgaggttgagctcaactctccgaagtaagttccttttggacaaggtgttcagctagcttctctcgtatggcacttaggatgtagcacctggctcacacaggaaatactaggaaatcgctagattgagctaggaggcactagtcttgttggcccggactttccatttacctctcacaacacttcagtcacgcatcggggctaggcctgttaggagcgcggtgtacctgcaggcaggatgtgggagggacaggccataacctcaactctcaggagcgtgtatgcctaggaggcagatgtctgctccccactcatacaggggagttagaacctagctacactctaattgaacaaggacgttggcaatcgctgtattcaactcagattgcctGAGGACAGGACGGAAGCTTCctcacgcatttctcaacacctctctctgcacctgacatgaggatgttggcagctccactcacaagggcacccgaggagggagggtccttctttgagctcaactctccaaaggtagcatgccccgaatgcagctttccactagctgcgttctactggccgtgagaacgcagcagcactggaagtcaggacgttgcgtttataccgctctactgcaccgagtgacagcaccattgaggcctgcagcttgccccttgcgtcccatgagcttctgacaaacatgtctggtgaggatgttcgtaactccatgtgcaggcagtgtggaactgggaaggaccgcaagtcagctcatctcacagaagaaagttcttctgagagagagctagcaactaggtcctcagggttggaagttagtatgtaccacccatctgagggaggaggtcgtcagaagtcactggattgagctaagagacacttgcctctcacaaagcttgaatcccgtgtccaacgaaatcccttggctgcaaagggtacaggcggtcagcatgtgggaggtggaagccataagctcaacccaaaggagtgccttggaggcagctgtgtgctaggcgcgaaattgacaagccagtcacttggttctctctcggctccggtcccgcgtagaacgaaatgctgtgcaggcgaaccgtacaggcatcaggatgtgccACTTTTCAAGTGGCAGCCAGGAGAAGAACCAGCAGGCTCTGTAGTTCAGGACTCCAGACTTGACACAATATTTTTTGCCAAGCAGGTAATTAACAATGCTTGTGCTACCCAAGCCATAGTAAGTGTGTTATTAAACTGTACCCATCAAGATGTCCATTTGGGAGAGACATTAtcagaatttaaagaattttcacAAAGTTTTGATGCAGCTATGAAAGGTTTGGCACTAAGCAATTCAGATGTGATTCGACAAGTACACAACAGTTTTGCCAGACAGCAGATGTTTGAATTTGATGCAAAGACATCAGCAAAAGAAGAAgatgcttttcattttgtcaGTTATGTTCCTGTAAATGGAAGATTGTATGAATTAGATGGATTAAGAGAAGGACCAATTGATTTAGGTGCATGCAATCAAGATGACTGGATCAGCGCAGTAAGGCCAGTCATAgaaaaaaggatacaaaagtacagTGAAGGTGAAATTCGGTTTAACTTGATGGCCATTGTATCTGACAGAAAAATGATATATGAACAGAAGATAGCCGAGTTACAAAGACAACTTGCTGAGGAACCCATGGATACAGACCAGGGCAATAATATGCTAAGTGCTATTCAGTCAGAGGTTGCCAAAAATCAGATGCTTATTGAAGAAGAAGTACAGAAACTAAAAAGATATAAGATTGAAAATATCAGAAGGAAGCATAATTACCTGCCTTTCATTATGGAATTATTAAAGACTTTAGCAGAACACCAGCAGTTAATACCACTagtagaaaaggcaaaagaaaaacagaacgcAAAGAAAGCACAGGAAACCAAATGAAGATCTTTTGGGATGTATACACATTTCTGCTTCTGCACTTATTTTCATGGAAACCATTAAGTATAAAGAACTTTGAGCAACATCCTAATTGACACAGTGCACGTTTGGCAATAGTACCAGTCTGTCTTGTCTTTAATGCATGGATTCTTTCCCTACCTGCATCATGTGCATGTAGTgcatattaaataaaagtgatattaagaaaaaaaaaaaaaaaaaaaaaaaaaaaaaaaaaaaaaaaaaaaaaaaaaaaaaaaaaaatgtgtatgctttgcaggcagatgtctgctagacgctttgtgggagctaggaccgagctacactctcattgaacaaggacgtttgcaatgtctgtattgagatcagatacacttgaggagaatcctgtcacttccacatgcttttcacacaacctcttccggcgcctaacataaggatgctgggaactatgtctacaggcagtcaggatgcaggagggtcctgccctgtcctcagctcgcacaaggaagcatgcctagaagccagctttcaactagctgcgtgtttagggcactgagaacgtagcagtactctaagccaggaggtactcagaataccactccactgcagctggagaccccaTCCAGGTCTGCCTTATTCCAcatgtgtctcacaagcctctgacaaacggctctggtccagatgttggaaactccttctgtgggcagtgtgcaactgtgagggactgaggttgagctcaactctccgaagtaagttccttttggacaaggtgttcagctagcttctctcgtatggcacttaggatgtagcacctggctcacacaggaaatactaggaaatcgctagattgagctaggaggcactagtcttgttggcccggactttccaattccctctcacaacacttcagtcacgcatcggggctaggcctgttaggagcgcggtgtacctgcaggcaggatgtgggagggacaggccataagctcaactctcaggagcgtgtatgcctaggaggcagatgtctgctccccactcatacaggggagttagtacctagctacactctaattgaacaaggacgttggcaatcactgtattcaactcagattgcgtgaggacaggccagaCGCTTCctcacgcatttctcaacacctctctctgcacctgacatgaggatgttggcagctccactcacaagggcacccgaggagggagggtccttctttgagctcaactctccaaaggtagcatgcgccgaatgcagctttccactagctgcgttctactggccgtgagaacgcagcagcactggaagtcaggacgttgcgtttataccgctctactgcaccgagtgacagcaccattgaggcctgcagcttgccccttgcgtcccatgagcttctgacaaacatgtctggtgaggatgttcgtaactccatgtgcaggcagtgtggaactgggaaggaccgcaagtcagctcatctcacagaagaaagttcttctgagagagagctagcaactaggtactcagggttggaagttagtatgtaccacccatctgagggaggaattcgtcagaagtcactggattgagctaagagacacttgcctctcctaaagcttgaatcccgtgtccaacgaaatcccttggctgcaaagggtacaggcggtcagcatgtgggaggttgaagccataagctcaacccaaaggagtgtgcatgccttggaggcagctgtgtgctaggcgcgaaattgacaagccagtcacttggttctctctcggctccggtcccgcgtagaacgaaatgctgtgcaggcgaaccgtacaggcatcaggatgtgggagcgaaaggccataagctcaactctcagaagtgtgtacgctttgcaggcagatgcctgccagacactaattgatggaagctaggaccgagctacactctcattgaacaaggacgtttgcaattgtctgtattgagatcagatacacttgaggagaatcctgtca
Coding sequences:
- the LOC121483878 gene encoding ubiquitin carboxyl-terminal hydrolase isozyme L5-like codes for the protein HQDVPLFKWQPGEEPAGSVVQDSRLDTIFFAKQVINNACATQAIVSVLLNCTHQDVHLGETLSEFKEFSQSFDAAMKGLALSNSDVIRQVHNSFARQQMFEFDAKTSAKEEDAFHFVSYVPVNGRLYELDGLREGPIDLGACNQDDWISAVRPVIEKRIQKYSEGEIRFNLMAIVSDRKMIYEQKIAELQRQLAEEPMDTDQGNNMLSAIQSEVAKNQMLIEEEVQKLKRYKIENIRRKHNYLPFIMELLKTLAEHQQLIPLVEKAKEKQNAKKAQETK